ttatgccaaatgaaagaagccagtcacaaaggaccgcatattatatgattccattcatatgaaatgtccagaataggcaaacccATAGAGATAGAAGTAAATTGGTGGTTGCCTAGGACTGGGGGAATTGGGGGAAAATGgaaagtgactgctaatgggtgcaGGGTTTCTTTTGGGAGTGATTAAAACAAAAtcgtggtgatggctgcacagatctgtgaaaatactaaaaattattgtacactttaaattggttacttgtatatttatatatcaataaagttctttaaaaaaaaagaactatgctGGGCACAGAAGTATACTCCTGTTCTCAAAGTATTATGTCATGGCAGAGACAAACATAAACattatgaatttaaaaagtgCTATGGTATAGACATGTATGAAGTGTTATGTAAGCACACAGAGTAGGACATCTGAGCCCAAATGAAGAATGTTAAGATGTTTTCCTCCTATAGAAAATGATGCGTGAGCTGATTTCTTGAAAAATGAGCCAGGAAAAGTGAGGTAGAACAGCAAAGACACAGGTTTGTGCTCAATACAAGAATGAAGAGAAGTAGGAGCAATCTGGTGTTTCAATATAATCTGCAAAGTACAAGGAGGGGAGTGCCCAGCCCAAGTAGCTCTGGTAATAAACTAACAAAAGAACAATTCATAATTGCACTCTTAGTTACATCTAAAAATTCCAAGAAGGACTCTTAAGAAGgctttaaccaaggaggtgacagCTGAACTGGGTCTTGAAACCTGATAAAAATCTTACCAGTGAAACAGTGAAGTTCACTAGGGGAGAGGAGCAAAGAGGAGATAAAGAACTTGTATTCAGAGTACTGTGAGTAATTCCCTCCAACTGGACTGCAGTGTCAGGACATGAGACCAGAAAAATTGGTAGATCTGAAGTTACAGAGGTTCTTatataataataactaacataaATGTAAGCCCATGTACTTTATCcattatcccatttaatcctaGCATGGCCATTCTACAGTTTAAGGAAGCGGAAATATAGGAAAGTAAAGgaacttgtccaaggttacacTAGTAAGTGTAACAACTGGGTTTTGAACCTAACAGTTCAAACCGGAGGCCACAAGCTTAAGCTGTTCTCTATCTAACACACCAAGCCCTCTGGATTTAATCTCACCAGCACAGTGAGCCCTTGGAAAGTTTTTTCAGCAGTTGCTGTttggtttctttatcttttcttcctaATGGCCACGGCTTTCTCTTTttgggagagcagagggaaaaTGCAGAGGGGAATTTGGCTCCAGAAAACTCTTCCGATTATTCTCCCTCTTTAGGACGTCCTGAATCCAATCTGAATCTCAAGCGTCTTTGGCATTTAGGGGCTTCATCACTATGATCGTACTGCCATTTACGTAagaatttattactttaaaaccTCAAGggcttattttgtgttttcaactTGCCATGTTGGTAAAGCAAGTAGTAGCATCCTTATTTACAGATAGCAAAGAGGAAGTTTAGGGAGACCAAAGGATCGGGCAAAACACATCTCTGGGCCGCaatttctttacctgtaaaatgaggtgGTTGAACTACGTTATTTTTTTGCAACAACAAAACATTTCTCATTCTAGATCTGCTCAGAGTTGGGAAGCCATTCTGAAGCAAAATCTGTTTCATAACTCAGATGTACCTCTATAGATCATTGTGGGGAAATAAAGTCCGGCGCCGGCAACCAGGACGGGTTGAGCACAAAGTCGCCCCACCTCAGCCCCAGCTCTGCGCGGGGGCAGCAGAAAGGCGAGTACCGTGCAGAGGCGGAACGGATTTTGCGGGCGGTGGGGACGCGTTTTTGGAACGGACCGGGGAAAGGAAGTGTGCAACACCCTCGGGAGTACCCATTCCTGGCTGCCGCGGGGACAGTGGGGTTTTCGCGAAGAGTCTGCCTGGAGCGGGCCTGAGACTTTGGGTCTCCGGTGACGGGCGGAGGGAGCTGCAGGCTCTGGATCTGCTTGTTTCGGCGGCAGACGGAGCGGGCTGACCTTGGCCGCTGCTCTTACTGACCTTGGCCCAGGGTCAGAGCCGATGGCGGCTTGGGCCACCTTCAGCCTGAACCGGGCCGCTGCCCCATGCTTGCGGGCGCGAGGCCTTGGGGTCCAGGTCCCCCGGGCCTCCCAGCCTGAGCCCCCGGACTGTAGCCCCGCTGGGGGTCGGACGCTGCACCTCACCGCGGCTGTCCCCGCTGGGCACAACAAGTGGTCCAAAGTCCGTCACATCAAGGGTCCTAAGGACACCGAAAGGAGTCGCATCTTTTCTAAGCTCAGTTTGAGCATTCGCCTAGCGATTAAAGGTGAGAACCTGACGGTCACCCACCGCTGGCCTCCACTGTCCTCACTGTGCCCATGGCCTCGCTTGCCTCCGGGAGTTGGACCAGGGCCCATCCGGATGCTCTGCTGTTCATTCAGAGTGAATTAAAAACTTTCCCGAAATATTAATCTATATCCCATTCAAACACTGGATAGAGTGTTCTAAACTAACCAAGGGCTAAGTGGTGAGTTGTCACTCTTTTGGCTGATGGGGATGGGggcggagaggggagagggaagtgccTTTTTTCTCCCATGTCATAATGAGATGTCTTTGCTTACTCTTTTCGATCTCAGAAGGAGGTCCCAACCCTGAGCTCAACAGCAGTCTGGCCAGCATCTTAGAGGTGTGTCGCAGCAAGCACATGCCCAAGTCAACAATTGAGGGAGCGCTGAAAATGGAGGTGTGTCCTCAGTTTGACATCCTTGTTACTGCTCACAGCCCCAACAGGGCACCCCATGTCTAGAATGCCATCACATACTCTTTAAATTAAGAGAGAAGGGTCACAGTGTGGTTGACACCCTCGACCCAGAGCCTTCTGATGACTCTCAGCCATTGGTTATGGGAGCACAGTCAGGAATAGGTTGTATAGATAAGGTGCAGGACCATACTGCCTAGGACTGTTGAGCTGAATTGTGAGGAGATGGGGTAAAAAGAAGGGGCACATTATGGGGAAAGCCCTGATGTTAAATTGAGGAAGCCTttgtttttctaatatttatGCCTTGAAGGAGAAAGATAGAGGGTGCAGATGATAGTGATGGTGAGAGGGTCTGGGATGTAGAGCCTAGGTGTGGGTGTTGTCTTCAGAGCCCAGGTAAGGGGACACCTCTTCCCTGGGATGAGTGGGAAGGATCTGAGGAAGTAATCATCTTAATAGCTAAAAGTTACTGAGTGTTTACTCCAGGCCAAGCACTTGATAAGAACTTTGTATACGTTATCTTACTGAATCCTCAGAACAACCTTAAgtggacactgaggcacagaaagatgaGGCGACTTGACCAAGTCACACAGAAAATGACAGACTTGGCACCATACACACTTCAGAGCCTATGCTCTAACCATGGTACATACTGCCTTCCCGTCAGCCCTGGTACAGGTGAGGTGGTGGAGGCAGAGGATTTTCCCCGACCTGTGGGTCCTTTATTTCCTTTGTGAAAGCAGAAAGAGGTCATCAGTTGAGAGTTCCTGGGAAGACAGCAGGGCAATGTGATGGCGAGAGTGATGAAGATCGGATACATGGACAAGGGATGAGCGGAGGTGGTATGGGAGGTCCGAATGAGATTGGTCATTAGAGTTTTTGATTGACTGAATTTGGAGGTCATGCTATTTGATAAGGCTCAGATGTGTGATTTCATGTACCAGTACTCAGCAGCCTAGGAGCACAGGTATGTTTCCCTTGGGATAAGATGTGGGAGGATGAGTTATAGTGGGCGTGATGGAGGGGTAGGTGTGGGAttcagctggggaggggaggaaataaAGTTGGGAGATGGCTGACTGATTGTTCAGGGACAGGAGAAACAGACTCCCTCCCAAGTACTTCCAATTACACCAAAAGTTGGCCCCAAGGGCCTCCTCTAAGAGGgtgagaacaaaaataaagacttAAGAGCCTAGGCTCCAGCTCAGAGAGCCCATCCCATGGAGTCAACTTTGTGGTGCCTATGGTTCTGGGCTGGCATGTAGGAGGGGATTAGGAAACAGGAAAATGTGCTTGTGTTGTTTATTGCAGAAAACCAAGGACATTTATTTGTTGTATGAGGGCCGAGGCCCTGGTGGCTCTTCTCTTCTCATTGAGGCTTTATCTAACAGTGGCTCCAAGTGCCAGTCGGACATCAGACGTATCCTGAATAAGAATGGGTAGGTGTGTGTCTGGGGGGAGTGGAAGCGGACAGAACCTTTAGGTTCCAATTGTGTGTAAGGAAAGTACTGTTGTTCCTGGTGGTATTCCGAGTTTTACACACACTTCATCCTTAACAGAGTTCAAATGGGATAATTTATTCTCCCTTAACGTGTTCTGTACTAGACAGGATCCAAAAGGATCCAGTGAGGAAGGACCTCCGTGTCCCATTATCTTATGTAGTCATATAATGTCCTGGTCTTAAAATGTTccaccagaaatggaatcttaattGCATGGGAATTGATGAACAAAGTCTTTGCCTTCTCCAAACTCCAGTCAGCGCAGAAAATAGAGGGTGGATTATGTTTGAATTGTTTCCTGGCGCAATGGTAGCTGCATCTTCTTCAGGAAGAGAGCTGCTCCATGTCTGTATTCACTCCAGGGGCTGGGTGGGAATGATGCTGTGCAGTGCTGTGTGGAGGCTGAGTGTCTAAAGGCATTCGTTCTGGCCCATTCATTTCCTTTCCTATTAGGGGAATGATGGCTGAAGGAGCTCGCCACTCCTTTGACAAAAAGGGGGTGATTGTGGTTGGAGTGGAGGACAGAGAGAAGAAAGCTGTGAACCTAGAGCGTGCCCTGGAGCTGGCAATCGAAGCAGGAGCTGAGGATgtcaaggaaactgaagatgaagaggaaaataacatttttaaagtgagTATGTGTTTAGTGGACTTCCAAGAGGGCCCTAAGAGACACGTTAAGtcatttttctcccagtttcttcTTTCCTGCACCCGGGGTACAGATGAGGTAAAGAGCTCACCTATtgcacaaacatttattaagtgattGCTGGATAGGGCTTACTCTTCTGAGGACAATGAGAAGGATTCAGAATACCTGAAACTTCATCTCTGCCAGTGAAGACTTAAACCCAGTGATATATTACATCCACTAGGTTTTACAAAGTTCTGTCTGGCTTTGTCCTGTTATCTCCTGGCTCCTCACCTCCTGACTTTCTTTTGTCCCTAGTTTATTTGCGATGCTTCTTTACTGCATCAAGTGAGGAAGAAGCTGGACTCCCTGGGCCTGTGTTCTGTGTCCTGTGCGCTAGAGTTCATCCCCAACACAAAGGTGCGACTGGCTGACCCTGACCTGGAACAGGCTGCCCAGCTCATCCAGGCTCTTGGCAACCATGATGACGTGATCCACGTCTATGACAACATTGAGTAACCTGGGTGCACATGCCCTCAAGCTCCTTCCCAGGCAACTGGCAGCCTACTCTGGATCACAAACTTCTGCAGCGTCCTCTGAGACTCAGGCAGGTTGGTTGGGGTGGCGGGAGTCTAACAGGTTAGGAGGCATAAGACCTGCAGCTCTGTGGTCAAGGAAATCCCTGCACTTCCGTGAGGCCTCTTAGCTCTGCGGGTGTCTCAGAACCCTCCTGGATGAGTCCGTCCCCATTCTTTTGGATGCAGGATGTGGCCAGTAGTTAGTCAGACTCCGATCTCAGGAAGTTGGCCCTTGTGGGGATGGTAGGTGCCCCGAGGGCCCATGTACTAGAAACTGCTCTTAAATAATAACAGTGATTGACCGGGGTTGCTGCTCCGCTGCTGGATGGCTCTTGAGTTTTCTTGGGTTTGTGTCCAGTTGTTGGGACCCTCTTGACTTTCTTTCAAGTCTATAGGCTTAGTTCCACTATTCCAATCCCAAGACGTTTTTGGTAAGCCTTAGAAATGAGCTCTCTCTTGCTACTTTGTGCTCTAGTGCTGGTCTAATGGTCTAAACCTGTCACTCATTCACACAATTAATAATTATCAAACACCTATTATGTACCAGGGACTGTACTTAAGAAGAGTACAAGCTGTTCAGTTGATGCCCTGTGTTAGATCCTGCTCTAAGACACAGAACCTCACAGGGAAGACGCAGGATTGCACTCTACTGGAGCTGTGCCAGGGCAGTGTGAGCTGCTGTGCATGTATCCTTGTCCTCTTCGTGGAGCCTCTCTGCCCTGCCAGAGAGTAAGGCCCAAGCCCACTAGGAAATCAAATGCCAATGATAAGGGACTCTCAGGCCCTGCTTTGCCTGAGTCACTGTGTGTTCTGAGACTGGTCAGAGTGGACCTGTCAGTGGGGTGCACTCAGGAAAGGCCGTACCAAGCTGGTTTTGAAAGATGCTTGATCCCCAGAATGCCCAACCCTAGCTCCTTTTCATCCCTGATGCCAGATGGTGGGGCACTGGGGACTGGAGAGGAACTGAGAACAGAAGGAAGGGTGAAGGGCTGAGTCAGAAGCCTGGCCAGGTGGGAAAAAAGTAAGACCTTGTGTCTTTTGCTCCTAAGTGTTACTTCTGGGTTTAGAGAGACCAGGAGTGCCAACCACCTGTGCTGGAGCCCGTCAAGCATGTCGGGCCTGGAGTGGCTTTTTGATCCCTGTTATTCACCTATTTATAAGTTGTTTATGCCAGTTCTAAGCTCAGAGTAATTTTCCTGAATGTGCCTAAGGTAAATTAGGATAAAAACAACTAAAACCAAATTGGCTATAAATGATAATTTCACCGTGTAGGAAAAACAGATTACTAATTTGATGATGACTGGAGGGTGAAGGCTAGGGGGAGGAAAACCAATTAAATAATCCACTATCGTGCCAAAGCATAGGTTTTTATGCCTCATTTCATATCAGGATAGATACTAGGAGATTCTTTAGTTTTTATAGGAGATTATCTAAATATCTGAACAGCACATCATAAAATAGGGCAACGTAAAGTTTAAATGCCACTTCATAGTTTATAAGatagtttcatattttatttatttgatttttaaaacaagttcAAGTGCTTTATGCACAGATGATCTCATACCAAGCCGGTGAGAAATACATCTTGTATTGATAGACCTTGGTTTATAAAATagctctgttttgtaaatgttcaataaaaattAACCTGAAGGAATGTGATCATTTCTGATTTGAGAAGTTTGTACTAAGGAAGCCTGCTCTAGAAGGGAACTTGGTTACTCATGTGAATAATCCTCTAATCTAATAGATAGGATTTGTTTATATGAATTCTTGTGTAACCAGTTTTCGTACATCAAAGCATACTAGGCAGCTCTGTACTGACCCCTGGCGGTGCCATGCAGTCTTCCCTGCAGTTAATATGGGAAAGGCAGGAATGAAAGCTTACTTGTATCTGATCTGCCTCTAGATCTGGTAAAGAGACCTTTAGCTACATAGATTAAATAGTTAAGTAACTATTTAACTGAATAGTTAAGTAAAGAGGATATGAGTTATTCTGCCActagaattatttttcaaagaatattttatgtcagaaaatgtgtgtaatatgttaagtgaaaaacaaagatgcaaaactatttctatctatttatctataaaGTATGAtccaaaaatttttaatatgtatcATACTGTATATATGAAGttcaaaaaaaaagtctagaaggAAGTATACCAAAATGTCAAAACTGGTTATCTCTGGGTGGGGATGTTATAACTGAGTTTTATTTTCTGTGGTCATGGATTACTTTTATCatgggaaacattttttaaaaaaggaaaactagtCACATTATTGTCCAGCTAGGGAGACAGCATGTGAGAGGCCGAGAGTAGGTGTACCTTAAAGTCAAAAAAGAAAGGGGTCTATTCCTGGCTTGCCTTTGCCTTATCTTTAGTCATTGTCTTAGCAACACAAAATCATTTAGCACCTTGCAGCTGGCTCAGGCTCACTTTCAAGTGTCCTTTCAGTGGGATGGGGTACTAGTGACAGGCTCTGTCCACAGCCTTGACTCTTACAAGAAGTGTTCAGTTGGTACGTAGCTGCCGCACCTCTGCCAGGGTCCCTGGGTGAATGAAACAGGTGCAGTGAAGGCTCTGCCTCCAGCAGCCATGGAAATTCAGCCATGTGGTTGAGTTACCATAGCAATTAGTAAAGCTCCATACTCTAATAAGAGTCCCCAGCTTCTGAATCCCAGGGGACTCCTGGAGACATTctgtgaagagaaaataaatgagccaGTAGGTCTGGCAAAAGAGGGTGTCGTGATAGATAACACACTAGTCTTGACTGAAATCAATTTCTTTGTTCTAACCGAAGAAGCAgtttttactttttcctcttttttttttttttggtttgtacCAAAAAggtaatatttattgttttttaaaaagtaagaccttatagaaatatataacaaaaagataaaaagtctCATCTAATCCTGCCTCCTAAAATAAAACCGCTATTAACAACCTACTCTACTCACTGGTACCAGTCTGCCAGGAAACACATTCTGACTCTGCCAATTGCTAGCAACCTTGGGCAAGAACTTAAGCTCTTTGTACctatttcttcatccataaaatggggataatagtacctatttcatagggctgttttgagaattaagtgagttaatatatgttaaacccttaaaacaatacctggcaatagtaagtgttcagtaaatgttggcCTTTTTCCCCCTAGTAAGTATGAATgagcattttaaaaactgagatgtGATCACCCTATACATACCTGTTTATAGCCTGTCTCACCCACCCctgcttcccccctccccccacccccaattctcCACCAAGGTATATCCTGGATATCTTTTGGTATTAGATTGGAGAGATCTGCTTCATTCTTTCTGGTAGCTACATAGTATTTTGTTGTATTAATTATTGTGCCATGATTTATTTAACTAGtctctgtcagtggacatttgggttatcaTTCTTACAAAAGATGCTACATGAATATTTTTTACCTTTCCTCTCTTGCAAAATATTCTTTAGGATAAATTTATAGAGGTGGAATTTTAGAATGAAAAGATGGGGAgaaaaatagctcagtggtagggcacatgcctagcatgcctgggttcaatccctggtaccgccattaaaaaaaaaatgactcagcatgattaaaaaaaaatcaaaatgaaaagcaatTTTTCTATAGAAGTAAATGtcactaatatataaaaatgtaaacaagATATAAAAATCTCTATTTACATTATTCCTTAACAATGCAGGTAAACTAATTGGTTGAACTGGTAATCTGAATATATTCCACTTTACCTctgaatttaaaagaattttatcaAATCAGGTGGTAGGTTTattggcttgttttcttttttacagcaAATTCATTGAGCTAGCTCTTAAGggaatttattcatttgtatTGTTCCCTGTCCTGCGCTcttgaaggaagaaagggaaagtgtGCAGTTGATGTGTGACTGGCCACCTAATGGGACCAGCATTTCTGAGGCCCTAAGCACTAGGAGCAGGGATGACTTAGATGTTTAACCAGGGGCATCTACTCAGTGTAAAACTAGGGGAACAGACTTGAGAAAGCCTGGCCCAGTTTGGAGGTTTCACATGGGGAAAATGAGGAGAGAAACAGTATAGAGAAGATAAAACATATAGCTAAAAGGGCATATCTGTGGAAATTGCATTCAGTTACTAacatcccctcttgaggttcacTTATTCTGTAAACAAATACTTGTTTTTTGAATGTTCTATGAAAGATGCTAGACATACCATTCTGAATGACACAGCTTCTGTCTTTATGCTTACtttcttattgttttatttttgtggggggaggtaattaggtttatttgtttatttttattattttttaatggaggttctatactgggaatggaacccaggacctcgtgcatgctaaccatgcgctctaccactgagctgtatcctcccgcCCATGCTTACTTTCTTAAAGGCAGTTACAGTAGAGTAGGACAAGTGCTTTGATGGAGAAAGTACTAGGTGCTCTGCTACCCAGATTTAGGGGCACCTGTCTAGAAAGACTCCCTGAGAGGAGCAATATTTAGGCTTATTTCTTCCCTGAAAGAATTGGGGGTGGGGCAAGAATGAAGGAGAGATGTGTTTGAGACAGAGAAAACAGCAGATGCTTAGTTAGAAGCAAGAGAGAGTCATATTTGTGGAACTGCTGGTAGTTCTCTGTGGCCAGAACATAGAATGTGATTGATGGGATTGGTGGAGGTGGGAAATGGAAAAACTTGTGGCTGGAGAAGGAATGGCCTGGGTCCTGAAGGGCCTTCTTAGCTACATTCACATATTCGACTTATCCCAAGGATGATGGgaaactaaaaatttttaagcagAGCATGACTGGATCAggtgtttgttttaaaaagatcacCCTGTAATGTGAGCACACACTGGGAGGCTGTTATAGTTAGTAATCCAAATAGGAGATTATGATGGTATGAATCAGGCTGGCGGAGCTGGGGTCAGAGGAGGAGTGGACGGATTGGAGACATGGTCACGAttagcagtgggggaggggaaatgaAGAGGAAGAGCTCTCCAAGTTAGATAACTCAAAAGCACCCAACttgaggaaatgaaaatggagagagGAAATGCCTCTGAAGCTCAGAAGAGAGTCCAGTATGGTAACTGCAGCATGGGAATTTTTGAGATGGCTGGTTAAGGGacagaaaatggaaatgaagCCCTCAAGGAAAGCAGTTGCTGGGAAGGcagaagaaaaatcagaaggCGCTTTTCAGCTAAAAGCTTACTGTAGTTGTATTACAGTTCTCTCCTATGTGcaaggcactattctaagtgctgATGATAGAGCAGTGAACAGGACAAAATCCCTGCTCCTACAAGGCTTACGTTCACTGTAGCTGGAGGAAAGACACATCAGTATATAATTTCAGGCACTGTGAAGAAAAATAAGGCAGAATATGGAAATACTGAATGGAAATACAGAAtgatggaggggagagagggtaTTTTGGTTGGGGTGGTAGGGCACTCTTAAGAgttgacatttgagcagagacctgaacgAAATGCAGAAATTAGCAATGGGAGCATGTTGGGGAAGATCATTCCAGGCAGAACAAatggcaagtgcaaaggtcctgaggtgaaaGGTCCTGAGCTTGGTAGGTTCAAAGTATGCtaagaaggccagtgtggctagaGGAGAGTGATTGAGGGAGTAGGAGAGATGAAGTAGGAAAGGTTGGCTGGGGCTAGCTCCTGTTGGGCCTGGAAGGCCATAATAGAGAGTTTGGGATTTATTCTGAGTGTGATGGGATGCCATTGGAGGGTTGACatcagaggagtgacatgatctgaattacattttataaggatcactctggctgctgtgtggagaatcATTTGTTGCATGGCCCCAGAAGAAACAAGGAGACAAGTTAGGAGGCTAGGACCGTCATCCAGTAAAGAGGGTGGCAGGTTGCACAAGGTTGGAAGTGGTGAGTAGTTGGATTCAGACACATTTTGAAACAAGAGCCAAAAAGCCTTGATGATTGGATATAGGAATGTTAGTGAAAGAGTAAAATCAAGGAATACTTCTCCTAGGTTTGTATTTTAACAACTGGGAAAATAGAGGAGCAAAGTTTTTTGGGGGTAGGGGAAAAGAATCAAGAGTTCAGTATAAAATACGTTAAATTGAAGTTGTGTTTTAGACATTCCAAGAGAAGCTGCTGAATAAACCTTTGAATACAGACAATGGAGTGGGTACTAGATTTCCGCTAGCAtaattgtgtctttttaaaaatatctcacaGCTCGGTAAAATTAAGGGTCAGCTCTCAGCCTCAGGTTGGCAGATTGTGACCTCTAGTAGTGGCTTATTACACACAGTCTCAACAGGGTGATATCCCCAACAGGGcaaaaaatgattctaaaaaggtgaaaaaaaatcttaatggaATGTGGCCTTCAAAGCTCAACCCTATTTGACAAAATCTTccttagtatttaatttctctcattagggagaattttttaaaattgaagtatagtggatttgcaatgttgtgttagtttcgggtatacagcaaagtgattcaattatacacacagacaaaaaaagaaaattcaactatacacaaatatatctatttttcagattcttttc
This portion of the Vicugna pacos chromosome 16, VicPac4, whole genome shotgun sequence genome encodes:
- the TACO1 gene encoding translational activator of cytochrome c oxidase 1, translated to MAAWATFSLNRAAAPCLRARGLGVQVPRASQPEPPDCSPAGGRTLHLTAAVPAGHNKWSKVRHIKGPKDTERSRIFSKLSLSIRLAIKEGGPNPELNSSLASILEVCRSKHMPKSTIEGALKMEKTKDIYLLYEGRGPGGSSLLIEALSNSGSKCQSDIRRILNKNGGMMAEGARHSFDKKGVIVVGVEDREKKAVNLERALELAIEAGAEDVKETEDEEENNIFKFICDASLLHQVRKKLDSLGLCSVSCALEFIPNTKVRLADPDLEQAAQLIQALGNHDDVIHVYDNIE